A portion of the Suricata suricatta isolate VVHF042 chromosome 11, meerkat_22Aug2017_6uvM2_HiC, whole genome shotgun sequence genome contains these proteins:
- the FDXACB1 gene encoding ferredoxin-fold anticodon-binding domain-containing protein 1 isoform X4 produces MAPRRLLLVGEGNFSFAAALSETLDDSTSVTATCLQHPADLARDPVAWENLRRLRERGTEVRFGVDCTQLADAFELHHREFDRIYFNFPHCGRKAGVAKNRELLAKFFQSCKDVLAEEGEVHVALCRGQGGTPADKPLREWHNSWQVVAMAALGGFILSDVHPFSCEAVPGYKCTGYRGKH; encoded by the exons ATGGCCCCTCGGCGCCTCCTGTTGGTTGGGGAAGGGAATTTCTCCTTCGCCGCGGCCCTGAGCGAGACCCTGGATGACAGCACCAGCGTGACCGCCACCTGCCTCCAGCACCCGGCCGACCTGGCCCGAGACCCGGTGGCCTGGGAGAATCTGCGGCGCCTGCGCGAGCGAG GTACTGAGGTACGTTTTGGTGTGGACTGCACCCAGCTGGCAGATGCCTTTGAACTACACCACAGGGAGTTTGAtcgcatttattttaattttccgcACTGTGGACGCAAAGCTGGAGTAGCTAAGAACAGGGAACTGCTTGCCAAGTTTTTCCAGAG CTGCAAAGATGTTCTCGCAGAAGAAGGAGAAGTCCATGTGGCATTGTGTAGAGGACAAGGTGGGACTCCTGCTGATAAGCCGCTGAGAGAATGGCACAACAGTTGGCAAGTGGTTGCCATGGCAGCTCTGGGGGGATTCATTTTAAGTGACGTGCATCCCTTCAGCTGTGAGGCTGTACCGGGGTACAAGTGCACTGGATACAG AGGGAAGCACTAG
- the C11H11orf1 gene encoding UPF0686 protein C11orf1 homolog, with amino-acid sequence MTAAPCLCCSEFLQRQALAYLFANPHYGSIINADGHAEVWTDWNSVSKFFQYGWRCTTNENAYSNRTLMGNWNQERFDLRNIVQPKPLPSQFGHYFETTYDTSYNNKMPLSTHRFKREPHSFPGHQPELDPPRYKCTGKSTCMTSYSNPQIGHHSARVWNPSNCPFQGP; translated from the exons ATGACTGCAGCCCCTTGTCTCTGCTGCTCGGAATTTCTCCAG AGACAAGCCCTTGCCTATCTCTTTGCAAACCCACACTATGGCAGCATCATTAATGCAGACGGCCATGCAGAAGTGTGGACAGATTGGAATAGTGTGTCCAAGTTTTTCCAGTATGGATGGAGATGTACCACTAATGAGAATGCCTATTCAAACCGGACCCTGATGGGCAACTGGAACCAGGAAAGATTTGACCTAAGGAATATCGTGCAGCCCAAACCTTTGCCTTCCCAG tttggaCACTACTTTGAAACAACATATGATACAAGCTATAACAACAAAATGCCACTTTCAACACATA gaTTCAAGCGAGAGCCTCACTCGTTCCCAGGACACCAGCCTGAGCTGGACCCCCCTAGATACAAATGCACAGGAAAATCCACCTGTATGACTAGTTACTCAAACCCTCAAATTGGGCATCACTCTGCGCGTGTGTGGAATCCTAGTAACTGCCCGTTTCAGGGACCGTGA
- the FDXACB1 gene encoding ferredoxin-fold anticodon-binding domain-containing protein 1 isoform X1, producing the protein MAPRRLLLVGEGNFSFAAALSETLDDSTSVTATCLQHPADLARDPVAWENLRRLRERGTEVRFGVDCTQLADAFELHHREFDRIYFNFPHCGRKAGVAKNRELLAKFFQSCKDVLAEEGEVHVALCRGQGGTPADKPLREWHNSWQVVAMAALGGFILSDVHPFSCEAVPGYKCTGYRSQDKSFHVEGALNHVFTRSLPFEGSQPRIFRTKLGDRWFSFSEPEALVGKLNRGFLEAPSCHPVRIINEKLLAELGKVFPLKRLKCPFPLLPEGSTSVLTSWSRDIPSAAFWINLHEDNSNSESLADGTTQDMEDFLVLFSERSLLRDPGRDGKEEAHEESYGQSKVCLRPSLLVHVQAVIQAPAFLPGCLHVLSGPVFQKCRILPSTMPAFHETLFIIGFNKNLKDGCLQSLLDHLKGFLDSLLTQTLLEGSKLSSSVEFVFQPNGKEYSINVKPHNFGPDWATDLTVGSVTTPSTGIMHEDQCFVLVSMNLDLLAMLVWGISDWRMLWSFDHRFLKNFVSGNIEPFRSYSLYPPCYVHDISFWLDEKKGFDELEFHTVARAVSRDMVISIQFLSRFQHPKTQQVSLCYRLTYQTCDKALTQQQVASVQSQLRKEIQQRLHVIPR; encoded by the exons ATGGCCCCTCGGCGCCTCCTGTTGGTTGGGGAAGGGAATTTCTCCTTCGCCGCGGCCCTGAGCGAGACCCTGGATGACAGCACCAGCGTGACCGCCACCTGCCTCCAGCACCCGGCCGACCTGGCCCGAGACCCGGTGGCCTGGGAGAATCTGCGGCGCCTGCGCGAGCGAG GTACTGAGGTACGTTTTGGTGTGGACTGCACCCAGCTGGCAGATGCCTTTGAACTACACCACAGGGAGTTTGAtcgcatttattttaattttccgcACTGTGGACGCAAAGCTGGAGTAGCTAAGAACAGGGAACTGCTTGCCAAGTTTTTCCAGAG CTGCAAAGATGTTCTCGCAGAAGAAGGAGAAGTCCATGTGGCATTGTGTAGAGGACAAGGTGGGACTCCTGCTGATAAGCCGCTGAGAGAATGGCACAACAGTTGGCAAGTGGTTGCCATGGCAGCTCTGGGGGGATTCATTTTAAGTGACGTGCATCCCTTCAGCTGTGAGGCTGTACCGGGGTACAAGTGCACTGGATACAG GAGTCAAGATAAGTCCTTTCACGTAGAAGGTGCTTTGAACCATGTCTTCACCCGGAGCTTACCCTTTGAAGGTTCACAACCCAGAATCTTCAGGACCAAACTGGGTGATCggtggttttccttttcagaaccAGAAGCGCTTGTAGGAAAGTTGAACAG AGGTTTCCTAGAAGCACCTTCATGTCATCCTGTCAGAATCATTAATGAGAAACTCCTTGCTGAACTGGGAAAAGTTTTCCCTCTAAAAAGGCTGAAGTGTCCCTTCCCTTTGCTTCCAGAGGGAAGCACTAGTGTTCTCACTTCCTGGAGCCGTGACATTCCGTCAGCTGCCTTTTGGATTAATCTCCATGAAGATAACTCAAATTCCGAGTCCTTGGCTGATGGGACGACGCAAGACATGGAGGACTTTCTAGTGTTATTTTCAGAGCGTAGCCTTCTCAGGGATCCTGGAAGAGATGGTAAGGAGGAAGCTCATGAAGAAAGCTACGGCCAAAGCAAGGTCTGCCTCAGGCCTTCTCTCCTAGTTCACGTGCAGGCGGTCATCCAGGCACCGGCCTTTCTCCCCGGTTGCCTGCATGTCCTCAGTGGGCCTGTCTTTCAGAAGTGCCGCATCTTGCCTTCCACAATGCCGGCATTTCATGAGACCTTATTTATCATTGGGTTTAATAAAAATCTGAAGGATGGTTGTCTTCAGTCACTACTGGATCACCTGAAGGGTTTTCTTGATAGCCTTCTGACCCAGACATTGCTGGAGGGCTCTAAGCTGAGCAGTTCAGTGGAATTTGTCTTTCAACCAAATGGCAAAGAGTATAGTATTAATGTGAAGCCTCATAATTTTGGCCCAGATTGGGCCACGGATCTGACCGTTGGGTCTGTCACCACACCCTCTACAGGCATTATGCACGAAGACCAGTGTTTTGTGTTGGTGTCTATGAACTTGGACCTACTAGCCATGCTTGTCTGGGGTATCTCAGACTGGAGGATGCTGTGGAGCTTTGATCACCGTTTCCTGAAGAATTTTGTCTCCGGGAACATAGAACCCTTTAGAAGCTATTCCCTGTATCCTCCGTGCTACGTTCATGATATTAGTTTTTGGTTAGATGAGAAGAAAGGATTTGATGAACTAGAATTTCACACAGTGGCGCGAGCAGTGTCCCGGGACATGGTCATCTCCATACAGTTCCTCAGTCGTTTTCAGCATCCAAAGACTCAACAGGTCAGTCTCTGCTATAGACTGACTTACCAGACGTGTGACAAAGCCCTCACCCAGCAGCAGGTGGCATCAGTGCAGTCCCAGCTTAGGAAAGAGATTCAGCAAAGACTACACGTAATACCTCGGTAG
- the FDXACB1 gene encoding ferredoxin-fold anticodon-binding domain-containing protein 1 isoform X3, protein MAPRRLLLVGEGNFSFAAALSETLDDSTSVTATCLQHPADLARDPVAWENLRRLRERGTEVRFGVDCTQLADAFELHHREFDRIYFNFPHCGRKAGVAKNRELLAKFFQSCKDVLAEEGEVHVALCRGQGGTPADKPLREWHNSWQVVAMAALGGFILSDVHPFSCEAVPGYKCTGYRSQDKSFHVEGALNHVFTRSLPFEGSQPRIFRTKLGDRWFSFSEPEALVGKLNRGKH, encoded by the exons ATGGCCCCTCGGCGCCTCCTGTTGGTTGGGGAAGGGAATTTCTCCTTCGCCGCGGCCCTGAGCGAGACCCTGGATGACAGCACCAGCGTGACCGCCACCTGCCTCCAGCACCCGGCCGACCTGGCCCGAGACCCGGTGGCCTGGGAGAATCTGCGGCGCCTGCGCGAGCGAG GTACTGAGGTACGTTTTGGTGTGGACTGCACCCAGCTGGCAGATGCCTTTGAACTACACCACAGGGAGTTTGAtcgcatttattttaattttccgcACTGTGGACGCAAAGCTGGAGTAGCTAAGAACAGGGAACTGCTTGCCAAGTTTTTCCAGAG CTGCAAAGATGTTCTCGCAGAAGAAGGAGAAGTCCATGTGGCATTGTGTAGAGGACAAGGTGGGACTCCTGCTGATAAGCCGCTGAGAGAATGGCACAACAGTTGGCAAGTGGTTGCCATGGCAGCTCTGGGGGGATTCATTTTAAGTGACGTGCATCCCTTCAGCTGTGAGGCTGTACCGGGGTACAAGTGCACTGGATACAG GAGTCAAGATAAGTCCTTTCACGTAGAAGGTGCTTTGAACCATGTCTTCACCCGGAGCTTACCCTTTGAAGGTTCACAACCCAGAATCTTCAGGACCAAACTGGGTGATCggtggttttccttttcagaaccAGAAGCGCTTGTAGGAAAGTTGAACAG AGGGAAGCACTAG
- the FDXACB1 gene encoding ferredoxin-fold anticodon-binding domain-containing protein 1 isoform X2, producing the protein MAPRRLLLVGEGNFSFAAALSETLDDSTSVTATCLQHPADLARDPVAWENLRRLRERDVLAEEGEVHVALCRGQGGTPADKPLREWHNSWQVVAMAALGGFILSDVHPFSCEAVPGYKCTGYRSQDKSFHVEGALNHVFTRSLPFEGSQPRIFRTKLGDRWFSFSEPEALVGKLNRGFLEAPSCHPVRIINEKLLAELGKVFPLKRLKCPFPLLPEGSTSVLTSWSRDIPSAAFWINLHEDNSNSESLADGTTQDMEDFLVLFSERSLLRDPGRDGKEEAHEESYGQSKVCLRPSLLVHVQAVIQAPAFLPGCLHVLSGPVFQKCRILPSTMPAFHETLFIIGFNKNLKDGCLQSLLDHLKGFLDSLLTQTLLEGSKLSSSVEFVFQPNGKEYSINVKPHNFGPDWATDLTVGSVTTPSTGIMHEDQCFVLVSMNLDLLAMLVWGISDWRMLWSFDHRFLKNFVSGNIEPFRSYSLYPPCYVHDISFWLDEKKGFDELEFHTVARAVSRDMVISIQFLSRFQHPKTQQVSLCYRLTYQTCDKALTQQQVASVQSQLRKEIQQRLHVIPR; encoded by the exons ATGGCCCCTCGGCGCCTCCTGTTGGTTGGGGAAGGGAATTTCTCCTTCGCCGCGGCCCTGAGCGAGACCCTGGATGACAGCACCAGCGTGACCGCCACCTGCCTCCAGCACCCGGCCGACCTGGCCCGAGACCCGGTGGCCTGGGAGAATCTGCGGCGCCTGCGCGAGCGAG ATGTTCTCGCAGAAGAAGGAGAAGTCCATGTGGCATTGTGTAGAGGACAAGGTGGGACTCCTGCTGATAAGCCGCTGAGAGAATGGCACAACAGTTGGCAAGTGGTTGCCATGGCAGCTCTGGGGGGATTCATTTTAAGTGACGTGCATCCCTTCAGCTGTGAGGCTGTACCGGGGTACAAGTGCACTGGATACAG GAGTCAAGATAAGTCCTTTCACGTAGAAGGTGCTTTGAACCATGTCTTCACCCGGAGCTTACCCTTTGAAGGTTCACAACCCAGAATCTTCAGGACCAAACTGGGTGATCggtggttttccttttcagaaccAGAAGCGCTTGTAGGAAAGTTGAACAG AGGTTTCCTAGAAGCACCTTCATGTCATCCTGTCAGAATCATTAATGAGAAACTCCTTGCTGAACTGGGAAAAGTTTTCCCTCTAAAAAGGCTGAAGTGTCCCTTCCCTTTGCTTCCAGAGGGAAGCACTAGTGTTCTCACTTCCTGGAGCCGTGACATTCCGTCAGCTGCCTTTTGGATTAATCTCCATGAAGATAACTCAAATTCCGAGTCCTTGGCTGATGGGACGACGCAAGACATGGAGGACTTTCTAGTGTTATTTTCAGAGCGTAGCCTTCTCAGGGATCCTGGAAGAGATGGTAAGGAGGAAGCTCATGAAGAAAGCTACGGCCAAAGCAAGGTCTGCCTCAGGCCTTCTCTCCTAGTTCACGTGCAGGCGGTCATCCAGGCACCGGCCTTTCTCCCCGGTTGCCTGCATGTCCTCAGTGGGCCTGTCTTTCAGAAGTGCCGCATCTTGCCTTCCACAATGCCGGCATTTCATGAGACCTTATTTATCATTGGGTTTAATAAAAATCTGAAGGATGGTTGTCTTCAGTCACTACTGGATCACCTGAAGGGTTTTCTTGATAGCCTTCTGACCCAGACATTGCTGGAGGGCTCTAAGCTGAGCAGTTCAGTGGAATTTGTCTTTCAACCAAATGGCAAAGAGTATAGTATTAATGTGAAGCCTCATAATTTTGGCCCAGATTGGGCCACGGATCTGACCGTTGGGTCTGTCACCACACCCTCTACAGGCATTATGCACGAAGACCAGTGTTTTGTGTTGGTGTCTATGAACTTGGACCTACTAGCCATGCTTGTCTGGGGTATCTCAGACTGGAGGATGCTGTGGAGCTTTGATCACCGTTTCCTGAAGAATTTTGTCTCCGGGAACATAGAACCCTTTAGAAGCTATTCCCTGTATCCTCCGTGCTACGTTCATGATATTAGTTTTTGGTTAGATGAGAAGAAAGGATTTGATGAACTAGAATTTCACACAGTGGCGCGAGCAGTGTCCCGGGACATGGTCATCTCCATACAGTTCCTCAGTCGTTTTCAGCATCCAAAGACTCAACAGGTCAGTCTCTGCTATAGACTGACTTACCAGACGTGTGACAAAGCCCTCACCCAGCAGCAGGTGGCATCAGTGCAGTCCCAGCTTAGGAAAGAGATTCAGCAAAGACTACACGTAATACCTCGGTAG